The stretch of DNA ccccgagATTtgggaacccccccccccccaggggtattttggggtgtccctgaccTCGAGCAGGACGTGGTGGAGGCGGCGCAGGAATTCCTCGTCGTCCTCGTAGCCCGGGGTGGGCTCGGGGGGCAGCTCCGAGGGGTGCCCCAACTTTGGGggggcaaaaagaaaaaaaaaaaaaaaggggggggttCAGAGTGCCCCTCCCCCACCATGGTTCTGCCTTGGcaccccaaattttgggatgGCCCAAAACCTGACTGATCcctccccccaaaccccaaatctgagactcctcaccccacccccccccaaattctccctCCCCCAAAAATTCTTCTgctccccgagcccccccccaaattcccctggAGCctccaaatcccccccaaaacccccctaaatccccaaattcccctcccCAGACCCCCAAAATTGccctcaaaccccccaaaatccccccccaggaccctcaAAATCGCCCCCAAGttccccccagacccccaaaatcagccccaagATCCCCGCCAAACCgacccccccacacccccccgGTTCCCGgttctcccagtccctcccgGTTTCTGGTTATCCTCCCGGTTCCCGgagccccctccccccctcccgGTTCCCGGTTCCTCCCGGTTTTGCCGGTTCCCGATACCCCCCCAGTTCCCAGTCCCCCTCCCCGGTTCCCGGTTCTCCCCGGTTTCCCCGGTCCCCCCTCCCGGTTCCCGTTTCCCCCCTCGGTTCCCGGTTCTCCCCTCGGTTCCCGGTTCTCCCCTCGGTGCCCGGTGCCTCCCCCGTTCCCGGTTCCTCCCGTTCCCGGATCCCGGTCCCCCCTCCCGGTTCCCGTTTCCCTGCTCGCTTCCCGTTTCCCCCCGGTTCCCAGAGCCTCCCCGGTTCCCGGTTTCTCCCCTCGGTGCCCGGTGCCTCCCCCGTTCCCGGTTCCCCCTGGTTCGCGGTTCCCCCCGTTCCCGTTTCACCCCCGGTTCCCGGTTCTCCCCGGTTTCCCCGCTCCTCTCCCGGTTCCCGGTTCTCCCCGGTTCActgttcccgttcccgtttCACCCCTCGGTTCCCGGTTCTCCCCGGTTTCCCCGCTCTTCCCCCGGTTCCCGGTTCTCCCCCGGTTCCCGGTTCTCCCCCGGTTCCCGGTTCCCCGCCGCTCACGCTCTCCGCCGCCTCCCGCAGCGCGTCCCAGCGCAGCCGCGGCACCAAGCGGGACACGAAGGCGGCGTTGAACGGCACCGGGCGGACCCGAACCTCGGCGGCCTGCGGGGACCGGGGGCCTTAACGGGGGGCGGCAGCCGAACCGGGGGGATTAACGGGGGATAACGGGATTAACGGGGGGCTCCGACCGGAGCCGAACAGGGGAACCGGGGGAGGTAACGGGGGTTAATTGGGGGTTAACGGGAGTTTTAACGGCGGTAACTGGAGGAGTTACCGGCAGAGTTAACGGGGGTAACGCCAGGGGGGGAGTGAACGATTACCGGGGGCATTAACGGCAGGGAACGGGGTTAGGGCGGGGATTAACGGGGACGTATCGGGGGGGAACGGGGGAAATTACCGGCCGTTAATGAGGGTAACGAGAGGGAAGGTTAACGGGGAATTAACGGGGAGGAACGGCGAACCGAACCGCGAACTGCGGCGGGCTGGGGGGACCGGGGGAAAACTGGGATAACGGGAACTGGGATAACGGGGGAAAACTGGGATAACGGGAACTGGGATAACGGGGGAAATTGGGATAACGGGAACTGGGATAACGGCGGGGAACGAGGCCGTTAACGGGTGACTTAACGGGAGGTTTAACGGGAGATTCATTGAGAGTAACGGGAGAAATTACGGGGCGTTCATGGCGTTAACGGAGGAGTTACCGGGGGAGGTAACGGGGGTGATGGGAGGTGAATGAGGGGGCACCGAGCGGAGCCCCGGCAGCGTCAGGGGAACGGGGAGGAAGCCGGGAACCGGTAACGGGGGCAGCGCTAACGGCGGGAGCGGGCGGGGCCttgccgggggggggggggggggggggaatcgCAGTGTCCCCCCGCCCGTTCCCGGGGCCCCGGGGGTCCCCCCGCGCCCCGCACCTCGATGCGCAGGGGGAAGCCGCCCCCGGGCCGCAGCCCCGGCACGTGGGAGCTCAGCAGGTTGTGGGTCAGCAGCTTCATGGCGCCGCTTCCGCTTCCGGCGCGTCACTTCCGGCAAGAGGGCGGTTACCACGGCAACGGGGCGTGGTCCGGCCCGAAGTGGGCGTGGCTTCTCAAGGTAGGGGGGTCCacttaaaattaagaaaattaattttccccccCCACGCCTCCCCTTCCAGGACCTC from Vidua chalybeata isolate OUT-0048 chromosome 32, bVidCha1 merged haplotype, whole genome shotgun sequence encodes:
- the TRMT112 gene encoding multifunctional methyltransferase subunit TRM112-like protein; translated protein: MKLLTHNLLSSHVPGLRPGGGFPLRIEAAEVRVRPVPFNAAFVSRLVPRLRWDALREAAESLGHPSELPPEPTPGYEDDEEFLRRLHHVLLEVEVLEGSLQCPDSGRRFPISRGVPNLLLTEDEA